One region of Mesotoga infera genomic DNA includes:
- the cysK gene encoding cysteine synthase A translates to MVFHDLIGNTPIIELNSLRSSASVLLKIEKNNPGGSIKDRAVLGMMLDAERKGLLRQGMTIVEPTSGNTGIAIAMLAASSGYKAALFMPESASIERVKLMEAFGAEVVRTSAEKGISGSYDEARAFIERNPDSFMLDQFSNEANPAFHYSSTGPEIHSQTEGKLDGFICGMGTGGTITGVGRFLKQALPGIHVAGIEPAGSPFISEGRSGSHKIQGIGPGFRPNVLDLSVLDEVITVEDDEALSMMKWLHRKEGLMVGISSGANVSGALKLAEKGLRRIATVAPDTYERYLSLT, encoded by the coding sequence ATGGTGTTTCATGATCTTATAGGTAATACGCCTATTATCGAACTCAATTCTCTCAGGAGTTCTGCATCAGTTCTCTTAAAGATCGAGAAGAACAACCCTGGAGGCAGTATAAAGGACAGAGCTGTCCTAGGAATGATGCTTGATGCAGAAAGAAAAGGCCTTCTCAGACAAGGGATGACAATCGTTGAGCCGACAAGCGGGAACACAGGAATCGCCATTGCCATGCTTGCTGCTTCAAGCGGTTATAAAGCAGCGCTATTCATGCCGGAATCGGCGAGCATTGAGCGCGTGAAGCTAATGGAAGCTTTTGGCGCTGAAGTAGTCAGGACCTCCGCCGAAAAGGGAATCTCCGGTTCGTATGATGAAGCAAGAGCCTTCATCGAAAGAAACCCTGATTCTTTTATGCTAGATCAATTCAGTAATGAAGCCAATCCCGCTTTCCACTATTCCTCTACTGGCCCCGAGATACACTCTCAAACAGAAGGCAAACTGGATGGTTTCATCTGTGGTATGGGAACGGGAGGAACTATAACCGGTGTTGGACGGTTTCTGAAACAGGCACTCCCGGGGATTCACGTGGCCGGAATAGAGCCGGCCGGCTCCCCGTTCATTTCGGAGGGAAGAAGCGGTTCTCACAAAATCCAGGGCATCGGTCCCGGTTTCAGACCGAATGTCCTCGACCTATCAGTGCTGGACGAAGTGATCACAGTCGAGGACGATGAGGCTCTCTCTATGATGAAATGGCTTCACAGAAAAGAGGGGTTGATGGTCGGAATATCGTCCGGCGCCAACGTTTCAGGCGCCCTCAAACTTGCCGAAAAGGGCTTGCGAAGAATCGCAACAGTTGCTCCGGACACTTACGAAAGATACCTAAGTCTGACCTAG